One segment of Brassica napus cultivar Da-Ae chromosome C3, Da-Ae, whole genome shotgun sequence DNA contains the following:
- the LOC106366944 gene encoding 60S ribosomal protein L27-3-like codes for MVKFLKQNKAVILLQGRYAGKKAVIIRSFDDGNRERPYGHCLVAGLKKYPSKVIRKDSAKKTAKKSRVKCFIKVVNYQHLMPTRYTLDVDLKEVATLEALASKDKKVAALKEAKAKLEERFKTGKNRWFFTKLRF; via the coding sequence ATGGTTAAGTTTCTGAAGCAGAACAAAGCTGTGATCCTCCTTCAAGGCCGTTATGCTGGTAAGAAGGCTGTCATCATCCGTTCCTTCGACGACGGCAACCGCGAGCGTCCTTACGGACACTGCCTCGTAGCCGGACTCAAGAAGTACCCGAGCAAGGTCATCCGCAAGGACTCGGCCAAGAAGACTGCGAAGAAGTCGAGAGTCAAGTGTTTCATCAAGGTCGTTAACTACCAGCATCTGATGCCTACTCGTTACACGTTGGATGTAGATCTGAAGGAAGTGGCGACTCTCGAGGCTCTGGCTTCGAAGGATAAGAAGGTGGCGGCTCTTAAGGAGGCTAAGGCTAAGCTCGAGGAGAGGTTCAAGACTGGGAAGAACAGGTGGTTCTTCACCAAGCTCAGGTTCTGA
- the LOC106366942 gene encoding OVARIAN TUMOR DOMAIN-containing deubiquitinating enzyme 11-like: MGEHNRNPFAIASASGNAGGGSTSASSDSSFSSSVADTDDDQTIARMLAEDESLRREQGKLGRRLSHLGSIPHTPRVNRQIPDVNDATLDHELLSGRLATYGLAELQMEGDGNCQFRALADQLFRNADYHKHVRKHVVKQLKRQRKLYEEYVPMKYRHYRRKMKKPGEWGDHVTLQAAADRFEAKICLVTSFREQSYIEILPHNKNPLRVAWLSYWSEVHYNSLYSVGDVPTRKPKKKHWLF; the protein is encoded by the exons ATGGGTGAGCACAATAGGAATCCATTTGCGATTGCAAGTGCAAGTGGAAACGCAGGGGGAGGAAGTACAAGTGCGAGCTCAGACTCCAGTTTTAGTAGCAGTGTGGCGGATACAGATGATGACCAAACCATTGCACGTATGTTAGCTGAAGATGAGAGCTTAAGAAGAGAGCAGGGCAAGCTCGGGAGGAGGCTCTCTCATTTGGGTTCTATCCCT CACACTCCTCGGGTTAACAGGCAAATACCCGACGTAAATGATGCAACGTTAGACCATGAGCTGCTCTCTGGGAG GTTGGCCACATATGGGCTAGCTGAGTTACAAATGGAGGGGGATGGCAATTGCCAG TTCCGAGCTCTAGCGGACCAGCTTTTTCGGAATGCAGATTACCATAAACATGTAAGGAAGCATGTTGTAAAACAG TTGAAACGGCAACGCAAGTTATACGAAGAATATGTGCCTATGAAATACAGACACTACAGAAGAAAGATGAAAAA ACCGGGTGAATGGGGAGATCACGTTACTCTTCAAGCTGCTGCAGATCGT TTCGAAGCCAAGATCTGCTTAGTCACATCATTTCGGGAACAATCCTACATCGAGATTCTTCCCCATAACAAGAACCCTCTTAGAG TGGCTTGGCTTAGCTACTGGAGCGAAGTGCATTACAACTCGCTATACTCTGTtggag ATGTTCCCACAAGAAAACCCAAGAAGAAGCATTGGCTCTTCTAG